AAAGTGCAgccgaaatatatataaatagactCTTAGATCcaattagaaaagaatttgatggaaattctaaattaaaatCTCTTGCCAGTAAAGCGTACCCACCACCACAAAAACAAAGTAAGTGAGTTATACCAAGTAGATagaattgaattttaaatatcattcaatTTGATAaactttgtaattatttatgaacaGAAGTGGTCGATGAAATAGTACCATCGAGATTGGATATTAGAGTTGGAAAGATCGTCGATGTGAAAAAACATCCTGATGCGGATTCATTATATGTGGAGAAAATAGATTTAGGTGAAAATAATGGTCCTAGAACTATTGTCAGCGGGCTTGTAAATTATGTACCTATAGAGGAAATGCAAGACAGAATGGTACTCGTACTTGCAAATCTTAAAGCGGCTAATCTTAGGGGTATACCATCACATGGAATGGTTCTTTGCGCGTCCGTGTAAGATtacttttatgttttatacTTCAAGaagaattgttttttctttttttgatcgttattaatgatctatataatatctagAGATGAACCAACAAGACAGGTTGAACCTTTGAGACCACCAGAAAATAGTAATCCTGGTGATAGAATTTATGTAGAGGGTTATGAAAGTGGGACGCCGGATGAAGTTTTaaatccaaagaaaaaagtttgggAAAAGTTGCAGGTATTTGTTAGCTTCTTAAGTTCATTAAAAGAGttaagaattataaatatcctGGAATAtgagatttttataaaatatttatttttgataggTTGATCTTATAGTAAATGATAATGGAGAAGCATCTTGGAACGGAAATTTATTGCTTACGTCGAATGGTGGAAAAACGATTGCTGACTCTCTTAGGAACGTACCGATTAAGTAATGCATTTTACAGTTATTCCACTTATGCATTTTATTGTTTTAGGAATGGAATTATGGAATCCATTTGAACTGcctatttttaattactttattaaacattttaatagataattattatattataaatgaaaaataatatgaatgcTTAACGATCAATCGACTTATAagtctattattatcataagaTAACGATAAGAGTATCTTAGTTTGGACTTAATTCCAAATTTATTGGAGAAATCCTTGAGGAAATATTTGGTATTCTACTTCTTTGAtgataatttaatcgaatacaAGGTGATCGAGGTTTCAGACAATTAAATTGTTCTgaattaaattgttgattactACGTGgttcttgtattttctttttccgtttatAAATAAGCCAAGATGTTGCAGGACACAGtgctaattctttttttaaagaactACTACTGCAGCCATATAATAGAGGATTTATTGCGGCATTAACAAGAACAAGGTATCTacttatatacctataaaataattgattgattttattttattatattattaatctttattattacgcaggtatataattaaaatttagatATAATCTACTTACCAAAGAAAGTACATAGATTCTGCCTGTCCTGGTTTAGAAGGTTGTTGCAAGAGTCGTGCTCTTTGAATGATTAATATTGTGAATGGTACACGACAAAAGATAAATGCCAAGACAATAATTCCTAGAGCACGAGCTACTTTTCCTTTGTAACGTACTGTGATTGGATATTTACTTCTCAATGCTTGTGATTCAAATCTATCTAgcttaaaattaaaacaagaaatatgatcatatatgtatattacagtTAGAGACGTAATAGGAAAAGTACCTTGATGAGAATAGCAGAATAACATATTGCCATTATAGTTAATGGTGCCCATACGCTTAAACCTGCAAAAACATGCCAATATGGATATAACACTACAGTGTCTTCGGTACAATATGTTTCCAAATAATCACTCCATTGTCTTTCATAATAGCTTCGATAGAGACATAAAGGCGTTGCAACTATTATACCCAAAATCCATATAGCATAAAGCAGCAAATGTGTAGATCTACatgtaacaatatatatatatatatatataatttttctaaatatatacatatatatgtatatatgtatgtatgtacatttaaaaataataacctTTTTGTTAATCTACTAGAGCAATTCAAGACAATAGCAGATAAACGATCATAACTAACTACACTCAAATTAAATACTGCAACTAATGTCAAAGCATGTATTACAAATCCATCTAATCGACAACCAATAGATCcaagtatataattttgatataaatcaaTACAGAGAAACATCCAAGGACATAAAATGCAGATACATATATCCGCAATTGCCATGTTAACGATGAGGAGATTTGTAGTAGTGTGCAAAGATTTAGCACGGATTATTATGTAGATCAGTGCACCATTAGCCAGTATACCCAGAAAAATGATGGGCAAGATGCTGAGAATTTTAAGAGTTGCTTCCCAAGTTGGTTTTACTATCCAAATTTTTGATGGAAAGTGATGCTGCGTAGTGTTTACTCCTTTCCACTATGAATCCATAATCCTTTATGTCATCTCACAATAATTGatagattaatatattacttgAACACACGAATGTACCTCGATATTACTATTTGTTGGTCCAAATTGTTCTCCTAAATGTTGACTCCATTGTACATCCAAGAACAAAATAGTATAATTTGAAGTATTgtgtaaaatcatttttatattaatattattaataataagaggTGGATTTTATATAGATCAATTTAACTTGAAGACTGGAACTATGATATAAGGTTGAATATTAACAGTGAGTAAAATCTAATCTAGAAGTAACAGATGGTACCATTAGTATTAATGGTTTCTCTTGTTTATATTGCTCTtacgataaagaaatagattaTAAGTagtcaattaatatattatcattcattaagaatatatatatatatatatatatatatatatatatatatatatattgttctgCGGGATAAtttcaattgattttaattgaatcctgaaatttttatatcagttACAGATACCATTCGAgctttaaaatgaatatatgaatataaattactttatattGCTTGTTTCGagtgaattgaaaaaaaaaaaagattttgaaaatatatcgaaatatgcagccatttgctcggtagtacttgcatcTGAAGTTTATAtattgcaagtactaccgacgtAGGTCTCACCATATGAAGATTGACTGCATCTGAAGGAAAACACTGTTTAACTATCCTAAAATCCGTGTGACCGGTGTGATCAACTGATCGATGTTTccaaataaaacaaagtcTACGATAGGACCTTTAATCGCGCTTGAATACtcgcatattattattaataatatgtatccAAATAATGGTGACTATTTTAAAATTCACGTTCGCAGGGTTGCACAAACTAACCGAGAGTTCTAATCGCTAACTGGAGAAGGGTTAGTCCCCACTTACGAATAGTAAGATCATTCAACATATATGATAGAGATCATTCAACATAGATCgctcatttattcgttttagcaatcaaacgaaatcccttatcgtaggacttttaatttttcccgCCAGACAGGAGCGAGTGTTCCCCCACCTAACCTAACCGATTTGTATCTAACAATCGATTATGAATCGAACCATTCAATAATACATCGGACTCGCgtcgatatatcgaatttttgtGATCTATCCTCGATGATCCAAgctagagatagaaaagaagagaaagaaaagtaataaagaaagtcGGAACGTGTGCGTTCGTAAAAAACAATAGAActctaaagaaaagaaagaaaagaatatccatAAAGTGCAATGAAACATATGCACGTGTAAAcacgatgaaattgaaaacaaGAGATAAACATTTCGAAGATCGTTCCATTCGAACAAAACCACAGTACTAAagtcgagctcgatttttaaatatcttgaGGGACTAACGATGTTGACTCGTCGAAGTATAACGAAAAACTAATCCGATAATTGTCAAAGTCAGTCAAAGATTTGTTTTCGTTCGGGTTGCACGTAATCAACGATCGGCAGTTCAAGATTTTGAcgtaagagaaaattatttaaaattgtattatatttaacaaatatttcgaGACGTATAacgtttaatcgaatttattattgtttagatattaatttatttgactccacgtatttttataaagtttaaacaaatctaaaattatcgaaagtattaattttgtaagtCGTCGCGTTTAAGAAGGGGAAGTTCGATGTTGACTCGTCGGAGTATAACGAAAAATGAATCCGATAATTGTCAAAGTCAGTCAAAGATTTGTTTTCGTTCGGGTTGCACGTAATCAACGATCGGCAGTTCAAGATTTTGAcgtaagagaaaattatttaaaattgtattatatttaacaaatgttTCGAGACGTACAacgtttaatcgaatttattattgtttagatattaatttatttgactccacgtatttttataaagtttaaacaaatctaaaattatcgaaagtattaattttgtaagtCGTCGCGTTTAAGAAGGGGAAGTTCGATGTTGACTCGTCGGATTATAACGAAAAATTAATCCGATAATTGTCAAAGTCAGTCAAAGATTTGTTTTCGTTCGGGTTGCACGTAATCAACGATCGGCAGTTCAAGATTTTGAcgtaagagaaaattatttaaaattgtattatatttaacaaatgttTCGAGACGTATAacgtttaatcgaatttattattgtttagatattaatttatttgactccacgtatttttataaagtttaaacaaatctaaaattatcgaaagtattaattttgtaagtCGTCGCGTTTAAGAAGGGGAAGTTCGATGTTGACTCGTCGGAGTATAACGAAAAATGAATCCGATAATTGTCAAAGTCAGTCAAAGATTTGTTTTCGTTCGAGTTGCACGTAATCAACGATCGGCAGTTCAAGATTTTGAcgtaagagaaaattatttaaaattgtattttatttaacaaatgttTCGAGACGTATAacgtttaatcgaatttattattgtttagatattaatttatttgactccacgtatttttataaagtttaaacaaatctaaaattatcgaaagtattaattttgtaagtCGTCGCGTTTAAGAAGGGGAAGTTCGATGTTGACTCGTCGGAGTATAACGAAAAATGAATCCGATAATTGTCAAAGTCAGTCAAAGATTTGTTTTCGTTCGGGTTGCACGTAATTAATTTGACTCGTATATGTCGTTCGTGTATTTAAATCACAAATGTAGTTCACGTATCTCGTACATTCctgaaatgttaataaaataatcgattttattaattattcccaTCCGagactgattttttttttttttttttttcgaaaaattaaattgaatttatttcatattgatcgaaattttaaattaagtttctttaacatttatctcatttttattaatgtttctTACGAGATTTTTACATCTATTTATAATCTACTTATAAAAATTaggattagaaaatttatagatacaaagaaatagataataattaacttttctacaaaaataaacgtatattatttaaacgtttataCGAAAATCAGTAGTTGGTTACGAGCTTCTTCTCTTTGCCGCAAATTTCAAGGGGCGCCACAATAagaaactcttttttttttcttcatgaAAAATGTCAAAAATAAGATTTACACCAACATCGAGTCCAGTCGTAACCCTTGACCGATTCTGAAGAATAGGAccttattttaaaaatgaaggtTTAAGGAAGAAGATggttttttcaaatttctaaaaaagctttatttttatgcatagactgttttttaaaaaataaatttcttttcaacaatttttttttttttagtgaaAATGAAActcaaaaattcgaaaaagctATGCGCTCGCTTAAatcttcatctttaaaataagatcTTGTTTATCAAAATTGCTAAAGAATTACGCTTGTAATCATTGTTAGAGTAAATCAAAGCTGACGCCATTAGAAAATTACAGCTGacgttttaattattcgagaaaattattttttttttatattctctcccttttctctatattatgttatattttcaaatatagaaattatctTGAATATTACTATTGACAAAATTTCATGATACATTTAGACTGTAGAAATTTTtgattagataataatatatagtaatatatttatatcatatggatttatttaatatcaaataattatatatatatttttttcttttcaaaatttcatgTTTAGCATCTTATTATTGATGagtgtaatatttaaataaaatatattcggtATAACGTTTTTCATAGCAGGTTTTACTTCTTCTCTCAGTTAGTAAGTTCATGTTTTACTATGTGTTTGTTTATGCTAGTTTAGTTAAGCTTCtgtcaaaaaataattgaatcagattgaattttctttggtggtaatattttacattataatacTTGGGAATTTTGTGttcaaataatttcatgaaaagtatttaaaataaaattataatcaaatatgaattacttatatattgatatattgtatgtaaaatataaatcccatacaattttatataataaattgaaaaattaaattaataatataagatatcaTTTAAGATTTAacttgtttataatttattataatggGGAATTGTCTACGAAGTATGATAAGGAGATTACCAAAGAAACATAATtcagaaaagtaaaatattttaacttctctaagtgatatttatatgaagtagaaatgttttctttaaaaaagtatCCTTCTTATTTCAGGATTATAACTCTTCTTATTGTCGGCCTAGACAATGCAGGAAAGactttaattttaaatcatatacGTGGtggtatgtaaaaaaaagtatatgctCTTTgttatccattttttttttttttttattgttaaaagtttttatccttatatatatctttgcatAAAAATTCACAAAGAATATGTATTTGAGgattgtattatttatgtaaacaaaaatagagaaaagatgcaaaaaaataaaaatcttcattttttatataaataaagtattgtgttatatatatatatatcacaaaaTTTATTCAACTTTTAGACCCTGATAAGCATGTACTACCAACAATGGGATTTCGAAttatatgtttaaaatataaatcttatactataaaaatatatgatcttGGTGGTAGCATACAAATTAGATCATTGTGGCcaaaatattacaatgatGTGAGTTCACATAAGCTACTTTAgcatatatattcaaatttaataatacaaaatttatatgtatttcttttaaattatctctactataaaaaaaaaaagcataatTATTATgcatttgtattttaatattgaatattttagaTACATGGTCTTATATATGTGGTGGATGCTAGTGATATTTCCCGTCTTGCAGAAAATAAAGTCGTATTTGGTGAATTAGTTGCGCATGAAAGTATTTCAGGAAAACCATTATtattgtaagaaaaataagtcaTTATGTGTTATTTGCACATGCACATGTTGGCTTCAATATATGCACATGTTTGTAAtcattatcaaattttatttttaacaataatctagcaaaatattatcaatatctcgatgataaattattattggtatatattatttttattttacatatgtatacataggcTTGCCAACAAACAAGATTTAAATGGGGCAATCGATGAATTGGATGTTGTAGACAATTTAGACGTGGAACATATTGTAAATACTACACGATGTCCTACAAGAGTTGAAACTTGTTCGTGtttttctgaaaaagaaaacgtgaaaaataaaaatactttagGCATTACAAATGGATATAAGTActgataattttttcataattgttttttatcaaattaaaataattttttgatatatattgaaaatatatttatttctgctTAGATGGTTATTAGATACAATACTGAGAAATTATACtgtattaaataatagagTTAAACAATCTCAAAACATAGTCaatgaagaattaaaaaaccAAAGAGTTACAAAGGATTGCAAATATTCTCCACCTAAATTATCAGTACACTCTAATCCTTTTAAACCAATAGCAGAACTCTTATCTAAAAAGGTAaacttgataatatttttttatagatatacaatatgatataataattttatattccatcattattaatatttaggAAGGAAATAATACAGAAAATAATTTGGTCAATGGTAAGCATTATATCTCtaaattacaatattacaatattaaaatatcgttataatatagaattatataataaacatttcgaCAGGTGTTACTAATGGACAATCATTTAAGAAACTTTTTATGTCAAATAAGACTGCACCACTTCCATCTGAAAAtgcatttaatataaatgaagatCTATCTTTGCATGATAGTTTTAATGTAACACCTGTAGCACAAAAAAGTACTCAAACTAGTACTGTAATAGATTTACCAAGTTTTGATTTGCATcgtaatgatgaaaaaaataacaaacgtCACCGTCCAAACACAGCACCAGCAAGttctacattatataataatatgatatcaATAATAACTATTCCTGGACAAGTTCTTCACTAATGatgttcattatatatttttgggGCCAATATGTATAAAGAGGTGAATTAATGAAATAGAAGTATTAGTCGAATCATGTCATATAGAAAGTAATTTTTactgaaaaatttaatatatcacaaaaaagaatttttttcattttacatttttattgtatactaCAAAgtcatacaaattttataaaggTACGAcaagtgtatataatataaagtacattcaattattaaaaaatcacaGTATGTGTATGTGATGATGCtatcttatttataaaatatatttatttgtgtttGGTGAAGTTATTTTCATagaattgttataataatagatttacATGGTTAACGCATGTTCTATCACAATTCATAGAATGGTAAACAGTGGaacttttttatcataaatgcACTTTtcgttgtaaatatttatcaatttatgtagtgtatacaaatatatattgcaaatgtaaaaatattaagtaaCCTGATAAAATCATTGGAAtaaaacttaataaatatatattataactaaATGGTAATCAGACTATTACATAGATGTACTTTATGGCAGCACCtcacaaatgaaaaaagttttgaaaaataatcataatgtctgtaaatatacaaaatgtaaaaaaaaatttataattttagttataatttcattaacgtGTAAAAGCAGAGAAATTTGTACTTCTCCTTAAGTCTAGTATATCATATTTGTGTACATTGTAATTCTTCTAAAttcgttaatatataaatgcagCAAGTAATGGCAGTAATGCACatagaaaaatagtaataCATGTTATCTAAATAAAGTccaacacatatatataaagtatatgtgctacaataagataaaatgtattacttatatataggtacataatGTGAATCTTATAACATTAAACTAAGCACCATTGATAGGTGCTGTGAATTTTATTAGACGAGTTAACATCGAAGTAATGCATGgaatttgtttttgttgatGCATGGTAATATTATCAGGAGTATTAGATTCGTAATCTATTGCAACTCGTTGGCAGACAAAAGTAAGTAGAGTTAACAAATCATATCGCATTCCAAATTCTCTTAATTCCATGCATAATGCTTGTATAAACCATGATCCACGTGTCGTATTTCTCCATGAATAATAACCTATGTacgtagaaattattttaaataaattaataataaattaataaaaaataggagagaaaaagatgtttCTTCTTTGCGAGATTTAAAACATACGGTTAAAATCACAGCTTACCTGGTATCGTTGAATAAGCAATCAGAAAGTCCGCATGACTTGGTATACGGAATGTATTGGTATGTGAACTACTATCAGTTTCTGTACGTTCTTTTAAACTAAAGCCAGAATCTAATTTATCACCTTGACAAGcttgtataaaaaatagttttgGTTTTCCAGCAAGAGTAGGACATTTATCTGATGTAAAGTAAGACCAAATAGTATCAGCTTTGTAAGGAGTATCATATGCGTAAAGCATTCCTAATTCTCCATGGCTTAATACAGAAACTATTAAGCAATCATGAGTAGAATGGTCTAGATCGgcaactataaaaatatatcgttatcgATTAAAGATtagtttgtatattttttttcatgtattttttaatatttctcttaatACCTTCTTGCAAAACATTTCCCAACTGTTTAGaagtataattttcataaacttGAATTGTGAATCCAAGTGATGCTAACGTAGCCTTGAGATTTTCGCAATCCACATTTGTTCCAGTTCTTTCCTTCAGATGATTGATAGAAAAATGTTcatgattaaatataattgctATACCACGTTTTGGATGATCCATTTTATAATGTGACGCATATCGTTCAGTAGGTGATGTTTGTAAGGGTCGAGCAACCTGAGTATTATTCTTTCTGTAAGGGTAGACATATTTTTCACATTTAACAAAACAATTATTTGAtcttaatataaaagtataaaacttccttttatattttaacaagAGATCTATACTTTCGTATCGAATaactttactttttatttcttaaatacaatattttataaaacaagaaaaaaaaacctcaagtataacaaaaaaaagaaaatgaaagtataGTCAATGATACCTTGGGTATCCGAACGCATCGGAAACatctttttccaatttttctgcattaatattttctttggaaCACATTTTGTGTGATAATGgttattcaatttttcaaataaatggatttatttttcactttagACGTTAGCCGTTAAGACAATGAGAAACAacgaatatacacacacatatatatatatagcactTGTGATACATTCTAAACCGATTTACGTATGGAACCCGCTCAACTTCTGACGCTCTCACACTTCAGCGACGTAAAGATAACCGTCGCTTACACAAAGGCGTACGTCATTCGATGACTATCAACTGACCAATGAGAAAGCTCGAACTAGTGTAGATTCgatttcgtaaaatttatcattattaacgTTGACAATTTAAACTTTCGAGTaatgttgttcttttttttttcttcatccttttctcCTCTATCACAATATAAGttttaaatatcgtttaaagcttgaaaattaaaattggttttatcttttctatatcAATACAGATAAGATAAATTCGATTCTAACgctgattatttttattttgttttaatcttttctgAATCGATCTTTAAACGAATTTGAGTCACGTTCCGATACACTTTCATAcacttttgtatatatattcgatattgcaatgtgatatataattattggaaatgaaagagagagagagagagagagagagagagagagagagagagagagagagagagaatctcaattattaattttattttattgttgatACCACATgtcagatttatttattagatcagtcattttaacaaaaataattcattaattttatattaatagtgACATCATATATTGCTATAACTTAGTATATATTCGTAATGATATCAtagttttttgtttaaaatataaaagtaatgtcatatttcaaataaaaatacttaataaatatatcactcCATATTATACACAAGGAAAGTAAATGGTTtgtcaatgaaaataatgtaagTTTAATCAcacaaaaaattgtaaatattgtttaaaagtGAATTACTGATAAAATGATGGATaacaatgtataataatattttacataacttaataacaatatttacataatacaaattagaatacatatacatacatacatacatatatacatacatgtgtgtgtgtgtgtatatatatatattatgaatacaTTTGGATGTAACAAGAGAGCAATTGATATTCATGTAGGTCCATGAACAGATGTTAAAAATTCATCTAAGTTCATAttacttaataatatttgtggGTCATATATGCGTTTTTTCTCAACCTGTAAgcaaacaattattttttgcagtcaatttgtatacgtataaacagatataaaaaagaaattaatagcCCATGCTAATTAATAACAAACCTTTGGATCTTCTTTAGATTCTGATAATTTCCTTTTGtgattttttgtaattaaattgtCTGAAATCACGTAATTTTACTTTactcgtgaaaaagaaatatttctaaattaaacaaaaagatgaatatttgtaaattctttttaatagaaaatatacaaatattcaattacctttttgtgttttatttttttctgattgcatttttattttttctgataCATTATCTTTATCATTTGTCGACGTAATTTTGCCCGCcgctttttttaattttggtaATACAGGTTTGTCTACGGGCGAAGATGTGGCTAATGGCTTGGTGCAATCATCCTTTAAGATAAAGTTATTGTTATTAGATTTTATGTTACTTGGTTCAGAATTTTTTACGGGCAACTTTTTGTTGATCAGTTTTTTCTTAGACTTTGGATTcatattgaatatttcttgATAATCAGTAGCTGTCATAGTTTTGATAACTTCTCTGTAATTTTCATTGCTGAGTTGAACATTTATATGCTGTTTTAATTCATTGTTActgtatcttcttcttcttttcttcgttgatATATTGTCATCATAAACAAAGTGATATTCTACAGAACTCGGTCCACTTGTATTTAAATCAATTTCCTCTTCAAATTGATTGttgtcaattttttctttatgattatCAGTTTTACTTGCTGGTACTAGCTGTAAACATTCGAGAACGCAAGATAATTCCTCTTTTGAGTCTTGCGGTTTAATAGTTTCTACAGCGTTTATGATTTCGTCATTATCTAAAATAtgttcatcctttttttcaacTTGAAGATCTTTCGAGATTATATCTTCTGATATTTGAGATTttgattcattttcttcatcacTGAACAAATCTCGTTTTACTTGATTTACTTTAGCCTTCaatatatcttttactttttcaatatGTTTTATCGCAATAATTGTATCatctttcatattatatttctttattgtatcttttattttttcaacatgTTTTACTGCAATAATtgcattatcttttatattatattccttTATTGTATCATTATCTTGTACGTTTTGCTTTTTACCTCTGTTAGTACTCGATAGATAGTCTTTTGACGATTCTTGTTCGCTTactttgttatcattattttgttCACTTTCAATAATATCGTTTTGAGATGTAGTATGAACAGTACCATATTCTTCCACCTTAGTTTTCGTCtctatatttacttttctttgtgCAGAGACTAATGTATTTACTGTAGTATTTGCTTCCAttagaagattttttttattattttgaatatccTTATTGCATTTGTGTGATGGATGTATAATAgacatttttttgttactttcttctttatcgataTCTTGAATATTTGTAACAACATTATTACTCGGAGAAACATGTTCGTCAGTATTCTCTCTATTATTAGTAttcttatcaaaatttttttcacatcGTTTTTCTCTGGTTCTTATTTCACTTGTTATCTTATCCTTtagtcgattatttttatttacgtaactatttttattctttaccgataatatattttgtttacatCTATTTTTTCCAAGAGTTACATTCGATTTTGGTATT
This is a stretch of genomic DNA from Vespula vulgaris chromosome 2, iyVesVulg1.1, whole genome shotgun sequence. It encodes these proteins:
- the LOC127061955 gene encoding neuropeptide FF receptor 2-like encodes the protein MILHNTSNYTILFLDVQWSQHLGEQFGPTNSNIEWKGVNTTQHHFPSKIWIVKPTWEATLKILSILPIIFLGILANGALIYIIIRAKSLHTTTNLLIVNMAIADICICILCPWMFLCIDLYQNYILGSIGCRLDGFVIHALTLVAVFNLSVVSYDRLSAIVLNCSSRLTKRSTHLLLYAIWILGIIVATPLCLYRSYYERQWSDYLETYCTEDTVVLYPYWHVFAGLSVWAPLTIMAICYSAILIKLDRFESQALRSKYPITVRYKGKVARALGIIVLAFIFCRVPFTILIIQRARLLQQPSKPGQAESMYFLWYISRYLVLVNAAINPLLYGCSSSSLKKELALCPATSWLIYKRKKKIQEPRSNQQFNSEQFNCLKPRSPCIRLNYHQRSRIPNISSRISPINLELSPN
- the LOC127061588 gene encoding ADP-ribosylation factor-like protein 13B; translation: MGNCLRSMIRRLPKKHNSEKIITLLIVGLDNAGKTLILNHIRGDPDKHVLPTMGFRIICLKYKSYTIKIYDLGGSIQIRSLWPKYYNDIHGLIYVVDASDISRLAENKVVFGELVAHESISGKPLLLLANKQDLNGAIDELDVVDNLDVEHIVNTTRCPTRVETCSCFSEKENVKNKNTLGITNGYKWLLDTILRNYTVLNNRVKQSQNIVNEELKNQRVTKDCKYSPPKLSVHSNPFKPIAELLSKKEGNNTENNLVNGVTNGQSFKKLFMSNKTAPLPSENAFNINEDLSLHDSFNVTPVAQKSTQTSTVIDLPSFDLHRNDEKNNKRHRPNTAPASSTLYNNMISIITIPGQVLH
- the LOC127061589 gene encoding caspase-1-like translates to MCSKENINAEKLEKDVSDAFGYPRKNNTQVARPLQTSPTERYASHYKMDHPKRGIAIIFNHEHFSINHLKERTGTNVDCENLKATLASLGFTIQVYENYTSKQLGNVLQEVADLDHSTHDCLIVSVLSHGELGMLYAYDTPYKADTIWSYFTSDKCPTLAGKPKLFFIQACQGDKLDSGFSLKERTETDSSSHTNTFRIPSHADFLIAYSTIPGYYSWRNTTRGSWFIQALCMELREFGMRYDLLTLLTFVCQRVAIDYESNTPDNITMHQQKQIPCITSMLTRLIKFTAPINGA